One window from the genome of Saccharomyces mikatae IFO 1815 strain IFO1815 genome assembly, chromosome: 4 encodes:
- the PMT5 gene encoding putative dolichyl-phosphate-mannose-protein mannosyltransferase PMT5 (similar to Saccharomyces cerevisiae PMT5 (YDL093W)), producing the protein MDNKHLLNVDPVPNITIKRGPLRPFLVTKPYDKLSSLRTVTSSKEKLLIAFLLIFTAIVRLHHLSLPNSIVFGENVVSTFVSQYANHIFFTDIHPPLTTMLYAGVASISGFKGSFDHANIGMEYPENVPYIAMRFFSAALGIMSVLVLYLTLRVSGVKIAIAAICTVCFAIEDSFVTLSRFTSVEGPFIFFIACAVYFFRRSELYPPNSSKANKSLVAASVALGFAVSSKWAGCFTIAWAGIIVLWRVWFMIGDLSKPIGSSIKYMAFQFTCLLGIPAIIYFLVFSVHIKTLSVNGISGSFFPAEFRKTLKYNNVIQETVAEVGIGSTVSLNHVGTAGGYLHSHPHNYPAGSMQQQVTLYPHFDQNNKWIIELPEHPNENVTSFQNLTDGTIIRLKQLKYGCRLHSHDHKPPVSQNADWQKEVSCYGYEEFEGDINDDWIIEIDKKRSEAGPAQQHVRAIETKFRLKHYLTGCYLFSHPEKLPEWGLGQQEVTCAYFAREDLTSWYIEENENKFPLSNPEKVSYKEMSFWQKFIAIHKFMLYLNNHMATNHAYSSEPKTWPLMLRGIDFWNENGKEVYFLGNAILWWSVTAFICAFIVGVAIELLSWKLGANVLRDKYIINFHYQVIQYLLGFFAHFFPYFFVGQNLYLYDYLPAYYFGILAFGHALDLISTSISSKRSNTGYFAAVIFMIFCFYFFHGHSPLIYATEWTSSLCKRSKWLGSWDFYCNSLLLADSHYDSKIE; encoded by the coding sequence ATGGATAATAAGCATTTGTTGAATGTGGACCCTGTTCCTAATATAACTATTAAGCGTGGCCCTTTAAGACCGTTCCTCGTAACAAAACCTTACGATAAGTTGAGTTCATTGAGAACCGTCACTTCATCTAAGGAAAAGCTTCTTATTGCGTTCCTTTTGATATTCACTGCCATCGTTAGACTACACCATCTCTCATTGCCAAATAGTATCGTATTTGGGGAGAATGTAGTAAGCACGTTCGTATCTCAGTATGCGAATcacattttcttcaccgATATTCATCCTCCCTTAACAACAATGCTATATGCTGGCGTAGCATCCATTTCTGGCTTTAAAGGGTCTTTCGATCATGCAAATATTGGAATGGAATATCCTGAAAATGTTCCATACATTGCGATGAGGTTCTTTTCTGCTGCTCTAGGGATCATGTCTGTTTTAGTGTTATACTTAACGCTACGGGTATCGGGTGTGAAAATTGCTATTGCTGCTATTTGTACTGTATGCTTTGCGATTGAAGACTCCTTTGTAACTTTGTCTCGCTTCACTTCAGTGGAGGgcccttttattttttttattgcatGTGCTGTATATTTCTTTAGAAGATCGGAACTTTATCCACCAAATTCATCTAAAGCAAACAAGTCCTTGGTTGCTGCAAGTGTCGCATTGGGATTTGCGGTCTCTTCAAAATGGGCTGGCTGCTTCACTATTGCGTGGGCTGGTATAATTGTTCTCTGGAGAGTATGGTTCATGATTGGCGATTTGTCAAAGCCCATTGGCTCTTCAATCAAGTATATGGCATTCCAGTTTACTTGTTTATTGGGTATTCCTGCTATAATTTATTTCCTTGTCTTCAGTGTGCATATCAAGACGTTGAGCGTGAATGGTATTAGTGGTAGCTTTTTTCCTGCTGAGTTTAGaaaaactttaaaataCAATAATGTTATTCAGGAAACTGTAGCAGAAGTAGGAATAGGTTCTACTGTCTCATTGAACCATGTTGGAACGGCAGGTGGTTACCTGCACTCCCATCCTCACAACTATCCAGCTGGTTCCATGCAACAACAAGTTACTTTATATCCTCACTTTGaccaaaataataaatggATTATTGAGTTACCTGAACatccaaatgaaaatgttacaagttttcaaaatttaaCAGACGGCACTATTATCAGGCTAAAACAGCTAAAATACGGCTGCAGATTACATTCACATGATCATAAACCCCCAGTCTCTCAAAATGCGGATTGGCAAAAAGAAGTCTCTTGTTATGGTTACGAAGAGTTTGAAGGTGATATAAACGATGATTGGATTATTGAAAtcgataaaaaaagatcagAAGCTGGGCCTGCCCAGCAACATGTTCGGGCTATTGAAACCAAATTCAGATTAAAACATTACTTAACAGGTTGTTACTTGTTTTCACATCCTGAAAAACTGCCAGAGTGGGGACTGGGACAGCAAGAAGTTACATGTGCATATTTTGCAAGGGAAGATTTAACTTCATGgtatattgaagaaaatgagaacAAATTTCCCCTATCAAATCCAGAGAAGGTTTCTTATAAAGAAATGAGCTTTTGGCAGAAGTTCATTGCTATTCACAAATTCATGTTATACCTCAACAATCATATGGCTACCAATCATGCCTACTCATCAGAACCGAAAACTTGGCCCCTTATGTTGCGTGGTATTGATTTCTGGAACGAAAACGGTAAGGAAGTATACTTTCTAGGTAATGCCATTTTGTGGTGGTCTGTTACAGCATTCATTTGTGCGTTCATTGTTGGGGTAGCCATTGAACTTCTTTCATGGAAACTAGGTGCAAACGTTTTGCGGGATAAATATATCATTAATTTCCATTACCAGGTCATTCAGTACTTGTTGGGCTTTTTTGCCCATTTTTTCCCGTATTTCTTCGTAGGGCAAAATCTCTATTTGTACGATTATTTGCCTGCCTACTATTTTGGTATTCTAGCATTTGGTCACGCACTTGATCTAATTTCAACCTCCATTTCTAGCAAGAGGAGTAATACTGGATATTTCGCGGCTGTTATTTTTATGATATTTtgcttttatttcttccaCGGACACTCCCCATTAATTTACGCTACTGAATGGACAAGCAGCTTGTGTAAGAGGTCTAAATGGTTAGGAAGCTGGGACTTCTATTGTAATTCATTGTTATTAGCCGATAGTCATTATGACTCAAAAATTGAATGA
- the SRP14 gene encoding RNA-binding signal recognition particle subunit SRP14 (similar to Saccharomyces cerevisiae SRP14 (YDL092W); ancestral locus Anc_2.364): MANSSCLSPNEFLLKVPEFFKIANEKHKTVRLTAKRLIEHDPVEGNLEFDTTNYPDYDVSKKASNVVVSSSSDKEYSLLIRMSYGSHDKKAKCSTMVKANELDQFWQEYSSVFKGGMQNLIKKKKKKSKNGASKTVKKNKVAKKN, from the coding sequence ATGGCAAATAGTAGTTGTTTATCGccaaatgaatttttattaaaagttccagaatttttcaagattgcaaatgaaaaacataAAACGGTACGTCTAACAGCCAAAAGACTCATAGAACACGATCCTGTGGAAGGTAATCTCGAATTTGATACTACCAATTATCCAGACTATGATGTGTCAAAAAAGGCTTCCAATGTAGTGGTTAGCTCGAGTTCCGACAAAGAATACTCGTTACTAATTAGAATGTCTTACGGTTCGCACGATAAGAAGGCAAAATGCTCAACAATGGTAAAGGCGAATGAGCTAGATCAGTTCTGGCAAGAATACTCATCTGTATTCAAGGGAGGTATGCAAAATCTgatcaagaagaagaagaaaaaaagtaagaatGGTGCTAGCAAGACAGttaagaaaaacaaagtagcaaagaaaaattga